In one window of Microbacterium dextranolyticum DNA:
- a CDS encoding GH92 family glycosyl hydrolase gives MGWRILGRRHGGPDRRHAPAARPGVGFTSLAATPYGFARPGARDLSTAFPALVGAPIPTGAELRYAILPEWGDDGRGPFRRLGDELQAWWARRAGRGEIEPIDAARWADRFAADAVVVDLVFTDGSRLSGLAVVDQYGIRLDATAQHDGAMAHPDQWHLVRVGLDAAAGRTVARVELVFTDPRTRRRGEVRGWVDAVALAGVPPLPGRPVEWARTRQGTHSSDRLSRGGSAPSVGVPNGFVSGIPVTNAREIGWPYAWHADNGDDNRPALQAFATSHLPSPWMGERGAFQIMPVIVSPGGAVDGSPRGRARSFDHDAETAHPHLYRVALVGGIEADLTATDHVVLLRVRFPEGATEGTLVFDQIRGDGELRLPSPDGSGALGASGVSGPDAAVTALTRDERSVGVDRAASPPYHLHAVFDRPVIATGMLPQLGAGDVRGWVRVALGADRTVVVRAATSAIGADQAARSIALDGADAPFDTVVERAADAWDDWISRVEIDGATPEQRAVMATCLFRVGLFPRRGHENLGTVEAPAPHYASPFEPAEPAAPAARVVAGELSVDQGFWDVYRTAWPLYALLDPARSARLLDGFVEHYRASGWTSRWSAPGPIDSMTGTSSDVVFAHAVAAGIPTRTEPADGQGDHRLDLWSAYDSALRNATAPSDETRVGRKGLSRAIFRGFVDTSVHEGLSWTLDGAIGDLAVAHLARELSTRVGDDHPRAGELRASIAYFTARAGAYAASFDERVGFFQGRRPDGRFRHDPDRYDPRVWGGDYTETDGWGTAFSAPHDGAGLATLHGGPAALADRLEQLIATPETASWLLKGSYPVVIHEMVEARNLRFGQWAPSNQPAHHIPFMASFAGRPDLMQRLVHEAATRLFGGGEIGQGWPGDEDNGEMSAWWIFAALGLYPLVPGTAGYVLTAPIVPHARVRLTEGRALTIEAPDAGRDRPYIASVTIDGRPWTSTFVPHEVVAAGATIRFDLSAEPQAWGTDAAAQPPSLTPPGERPTVLHDLADEARVTAVIGGRTMDAGAVIDDDSETPGLRLAPGDAIEFAFDHDVVPELITVTPRAAGTVAFRIERVAGRDGAPESARWVEPFRWDRQMRPFLWDDAAGHSPAAARIWRWVAESDVDIVQLELLRRAPWRA, from the coding sequence ATGGGGTGGCGGATTCTCGGCCGACGTCACGGCGGCCCCGACCGGCGGCACGCGCCGGCGGCGCGGCCCGGGGTCGGCTTCACCTCGCTCGCGGCGACGCCCTATGGTTTCGCCCGACCGGGCGCGCGCGATCTCTCGACCGCGTTTCCGGCGCTCGTGGGTGCGCCGATCCCGACGGGGGCGGAGCTGCGGTACGCGATCCTGCCCGAGTGGGGTGACGACGGTCGCGGCCCGTTCCGGCGCCTCGGTGACGAACTGCAGGCCTGGTGGGCCCGACGGGCGGGGCGAGGTGAGATCGAGCCGATCGACGCGGCGCGGTGGGCGGACCGGTTCGCCGCCGACGCGGTGGTCGTCGACCTCGTGTTCACGGACGGCTCACGGCTCAGCGGTCTCGCCGTCGTCGACCAGTACGGAATCCGGCTCGACGCGACGGCGCAGCACGACGGGGCGATGGCGCACCCCGATCAGTGGCACCTCGTGCGGGTGGGGCTGGATGCCGCGGCGGGCCGCACCGTCGCACGCGTCGAGCTCGTCTTCACCGACCCCCGGACGCGGCGACGGGGAGAGGTGCGGGGCTGGGTCGATGCCGTTGCGCTCGCGGGCGTGCCACCGCTCCCCGGGCGGCCGGTCGAGTGGGCGCGCACACGGCAGGGCACGCATTCCAGTGATCGGCTCTCGCGCGGCGGAAGCGCCCCGAGCGTCGGCGTGCCGAACGGGTTCGTCAGCGGCATCCCCGTCACGAACGCGCGCGAGATCGGCTGGCCGTATGCCTGGCATGCCGACAACGGCGACGACAACCGGCCTGCGCTGCAGGCGTTCGCGACCTCGCACCTGCCGAGCCCGTGGATGGGCGAGCGCGGCGCGTTCCAGATCATGCCGGTGATCGTCTCGCCCGGCGGGGCGGTCGACGGCTCGCCGCGCGGCCGGGCCCGCTCGTTCGACCACGACGCCGAGACGGCGCACCCGCACCTCTACCGGGTCGCTCTCGTCGGCGGCATCGAGGCAGACCTCACCGCCACCGACCACGTCGTGCTGCTGCGCGTGCGCTTTCCCGAGGGGGCGACCGAGGGAACTCTCGTGTTCGACCAGATCCGGGGCGACGGCGAACTGCGCCTGCCGTCGCCGGACGGCTCTGGGGCGTTGGGTGCGTCGGGGGTGTCGGGGCCGGATGCCGCGGTCACCGCGCTCACGCGTGACGAACGCAGCGTCGGCGTCGACCGCGCCGCCTCCCCGCCGTACCACCTGCACGCGGTGTTCGATCGCCCGGTGATCGCGACGGGCATGCTGCCCCAGCTAGGCGCCGGCGACGTGCGCGGGTGGGTGCGCGTCGCCCTCGGCGCCGACCGCACCGTCGTCGTCCGCGCCGCGACGAGCGCGATCGGGGCGGATCAAGCGGCCCGCAGCATCGCGCTCGACGGCGCCGACGCCCCCTTCGACACGGTCGTCGAGCGCGCCGCGGATGCCTGGGACGACTGGATCTCGCGGGTCGAGATCGACGGGGCGACGCCCGAGCAGCGTGCCGTGATGGCGACCTGTCTTTTCCGTGTCGGGCTGTTCCCCCGCCGCGGCCACGAGAACCTCGGCACGGTCGAGGCGCCCGCACCCCACTACGCGAGCCCATTCGAGCCCGCCGAGCCCGCGGCGCCCGCCGCACGCGTCGTCGCGGGCGAGCTCAGCGTCGACCAGGGCTTCTGGGACGTCTACCGCACGGCCTGGCCGCTGTACGCCCTGCTCGATCCGGCACGCTCCGCGCGGCTGCTCGACGGGTTCGTCGAGCACTACCGCGCGAGCGGGTGGACGAGCCGGTGGAGCGCACCCGGGCCGATCGACTCGATGACCGGCACCTCGAGCGACGTCGTCTTCGCCCATGCGGTGGCCGCGGGCATCCCGACGCGCACCGAACCCGCCGACGGCCAGGGCGACCACCGCCTCGACCTGTGGTCGGCATACGATTCGGCGCTCCGGAATGCGACCGCGCCCTCGGACGAGACGAGAGTCGGGCGCAAGGGGCTCTCGCGCGCGATCTTCCGCGGGTTCGTGGACACCAGCGTGCACGAGGGGCTCTCCTGGACGCTCGACGGGGCCATCGGCGACCTCGCTGTGGCACATCTCGCGCGCGAGCTGTCGACTCGTGTGGGCGACGACCATCCGCGGGCGGGCGAGCTCCGGGCATCCATCGCCTACTTCACGGCGCGGGCGGGGGCGTACGCCGCCTCGTTCGACGAGCGGGTCGGCTTCTTCCAGGGGCGCCGGCCCGATGGGCGCTTCCGGCACGACCCGGATCGCTACGACCCCCGTGTGTGGGGCGGCGACTACACCGAGACCGACGGGTGGGGGACGGCGTTCTCGGCGCCGCACGACGGTGCCGGCCTCGCAACGCTGCACGGCGGCCCCGCGGCGCTCGCCGACCGGCTCGAACAGCTGATCGCGACGCCCGAGACCGCGTCGTGGCTGCTGAAGGGCAGCTACCCCGTCGTCATCCACGAGATGGTCGAGGCGCGGAACCTCCGGTTCGGCCAGTGGGCGCCGTCGAACCAGCCCGCGCACCATATTCCGTTCATGGCATCCTTCGCGGGACGACCCGACCTCATGCAGCGTCTCGTGCACGAGGCGGCGACGCGGCTGTTCGGCGGCGGCGAGATCGGCCAGGGCTGGCCGGGCGATGAGGACAACGGCGAGATGAGCGCGTGGTGGATCTTCGCCGCCCTGGGGCTGTACCCTCTCGTCCCCGGCACGGCGGGATACGTGCTCACCGCCCCGATCGTCCCGCACGCGCGAGTGCGGCTGACCGAGGGGCGCGCGCTCACGATCGAGGCCCCGGATGCCGGGCGCGACCGCCCCTACATCGCTTCCGTCACGATCGACGGGCGGCCGTGGACCTCGACGTTCGTGCCGCACGAGGTCGTCGCCGCCGGGGCGACGATCCGGTTCGACCTGTCGGCCGAGCCGCAGGCGTGGGGCACGGATGCCGCCGCGCAGCCGCCCTCGCTGACGCCGCCGGGCGAGCGACCGACGGTGCTGCACGACCTCGCGGACGAGGCGCGCGTCACGGCGGTGATCGGCGGACGCACGATGGATGCCGGGGCCGTGATCGACGACGACTCCGAGACCCCGGGCCTGCGCCTCGCGCCGGGCGATGCCATCGAGTTCGCTTTCGATCACGACGTGGTGCCCGAGCTGATCACCGTGACCCCGCGCGCGGCGGGAACCGTCGCGTTCCGGATCGAGCGGGTCGCAGGCCGCGATGGTGCCCCCGAGTCCGCGCGCTGGGTCGAGCCGTTCCGATGGGATCGCCAGATGCGGCCGTTCCTCTGGGACGATGCCGCTGGGCACTCGCCCGCGGCAGCGAGGATCTGGCGCTGGGTCGCCGAGTCCGACGTCGACATCGTGCAGCTCGAGCTGCTCCGCCGCGCCCCGTGGCGTGCGTGA
- the dcd gene encoding dCTP deaminase: MLLSDRDIRLEIDNGRVGLDPWDPQMVQPSSVDVRLDRYFRLFDNHKYPFIDPAVDQPELTRLIEVKADEPFILHPGEFVLGSTYEQVTLPDDIAARLEGKSSLGRLGLLTHSTAGFIDPGFSGHVTLELSNVATLPIKLWPGMKIGQLCFFRLSSAAENPYGTGPYLNRYFGQRGPTASRSFQNFHRTDVGASDAGSRGA; encoded by the coding sequence GTGCTGCTGAGCGACCGCGACATCCGCCTCGAAATCGACAACGGACGCGTCGGGCTCGACCCGTGGGACCCGCAGATGGTGCAGCCCTCCAGCGTGGATGTGCGCCTCGATCGGTACTTCCGGCTGTTCGACAACCACAAGTACCCGTTCATCGACCCCGCCGTCGACCAGCCCGAACTGACCCGGCTCATCGAGGTGAAAGCCGACGAGCCGTTCATTCTGCATCCCGGTGAGTTCGTCCTCGGCTCCACGTACGAGCAGGTCACGCTGCCCGATGACATCGCCGCGCGCCTCGAAGGAAAATCCTCGCTCGGGCGCCTCGGCCTGCTGACGCACTCGACCGCCGGGTTCATCGACCCTGGATTCTCGGGGCACGTCACCCTCGAGCTCTCCAACGTGGCCACCCTGCCGATCAAGCTGTGGCCGGGCATGAAGATCGGCCAGCTGTGCTTCTTCCGGCTGTCGTCGGCGGCCGAGAACCCCTACGGCACCGGGCCGTACCTCAACCGGTACTTCGGGCAGCGCGGTCCCACGGCATCCCGCTCGTTCCAGAACTTCCACCGCACCGACGTCGGTGCGTCCGACGCGGGGTCCCGCGGCGCCTGA
- a CDS encoding NAD(P)/FAD-dependent oxidoreductase, translating to MTASDGGRTPADEAPPTEASVDAVVIGGGPAGLSAALNLARARATVVVIDAGRPRNAATLRSHGFLTRDGIPPIELRKLAHAELAAYPNVRILERTLAESIVPADGDGGIRFEVALTGRGAVQLPVVHARSVVVATGLRETLPDIADLRSFYGMSLFSCAACDAWELQGRPLALIGESDDLADRARLIARWTDRLTVFTHGSTAVDAADEAELAALGIAVDRRRITALRGERGAVAEVALEGGDAVPIDGGFVRPEWEPALDLLRGVAVERNAAGHLATDRAGRTSVPGLYSAGDAASGPQQLIVAAGQGARVAAVLVHDLVGVTTSH from the coding sequence GTGACCGCATCCGACGGCGGTCGGACGCCGGCGGACGAGGCGCCTCCGACGGAGGCATCCGTCGACGCCGTCGTCATCGGCGGCGGCCCGGCCGGCCTGTCGGCCGCACTCAACCTCGCGCGGGCGCGCGCGACGGTCGTCGTGATCGACGCCGGTCGCCCGCGGAACGCGGCGACCCTGCGCTCGCACGGATTCCTCACTCGCGACGGCATCCCACCGATCGAACTGCGCAAGCTCGCGCACGCCGAACTCGCCGCCTATCCGAACGTCCGCATCCTCGAGCGCACCCTGGCGGAGTCCATCGTCCCCGCGGACGGCGACGGAGGCATCCGCTTCGAGGTCGCGCTCACCGGCCGCGGTGCGGTGCAACTGCCGGTCGTGCACGCGCGGAGCGTGGTCGTCGCGACCGGGCTGCGAGAGACCCTGCCCGACATCGCCGATCTGCGCTCTTTCTACGGGATGTCGCTGTTCAGCTGCGCCGCCTGCGACGCGTGGGAGCTGCAGGGCCGACCCCTCGCGCTGATCGGCGAGAGCGACGACCTGGCCGATCGCGCCCGGCTCATCGCACGCTGGACCGACCGGCTCACCGTCTTCACGCACGGCTCGACCGCGGTCGACGCCGCCGACGAGGCGGAACTCGCCGCTCTCGGGATCGCCGTCGACCGGCGCCGCATCACGGCGCTGCGCGGCGAGCGCGGAGCGGTCGCGGAGGTCGCTCTCGAGGGCGGGGACGCCGTGCCGATCGACGGCGGGTTCGTGCGCCCCGAGTGGGAGCCGGCGCTCGACCTGCTGCGCGGCGTCGCCGTCGAGCGGAACGCCGCCGGCCATCTCGCGACGGACCGCGCGGGCCGCACGTCCGTGCCGGGCCTGTACTCGGCCGGCGACGCCGCATCGGGGCCGCAGCAGCTCATCGTCGCCGCGGGCCAGGGCGCGCGCGTCGCCGCCGTTCTCGTGCACGACCTCGTCGGGGTCACGACCTCGCACTGA
- a CDS encoding FAD-dependent oxidoreductase, with product MTTLSLRVAVVGSGPAGIYAGNILSNAVSELGGTVAIDLFESLPAPYGLIRYGVAPDHPRIKGIVNSLHEMLDTGSIRFIGNVEVGRDISLDELRARYDAVILATGAIRDADLDIPGIDLPRSYGAADFVAWFDGHPDVPRTWPLEAREVAVIGNGNVALDVARILAKHAEDLRSTEVADNVLAGLEASAVTDVHVFGRRGPLDVKFTPIELRELGEVPGVDIVLADEDFAALDAAIVAAAQAPVVKGAPAGNQLKVIRRIFDTWRTREPEAERTHGERARRLHLHFFHAPVAVLGDDAVEGLRFERTAPAEDGVVRGTGEIRDIPVQAVYRAVGYYGTPVPGAPFDERRGVITNVEGRVVDETAEPIAGLYATGWIKRGPVGLIGHTKSDALETVTHLVADAHAGALSVPTVSGDVLVELDARGVEYTTWEGWRVLDAHERALGEAHAHARERVKVVPRDEQVAVSRSGALVGS from the coding sequence GTGACCACTCTCTCCCTCCGTGTCGCCGTCGTCGGGTCGGGACCCGCCGGCATCTACGCGGGCAACATCCTCTCGAACGCCGTGTCGGAGCTCGGCGGCACGGTCGCGATCGACCTGTTCGAGTCGCTCCCCGCGCCCTACGGTCTCATCCGCTACGGCGTCGCCCCCGACCACCCGCGCATCAAGGGCATCGTGAACTCGCTGCACGAGATGCTCGATACGGGGTCGATCCGCTTCATCGGCAACGTCGAGGTCGGGCGCGACATCTCGCTGGACGAGCTGCGCGCACGCTACGACGCCGTGATCCTCGCGACCGGGGCGATCCGCGACGCCGACCTCGACATCCCGGGCATCGATCTGCCCCGCTCGTACGGCGCCGCCGATTTCGTCGCGTGGTTCGACGGGCATCCCGACGTGCCCCGCACGTGGCCGCTCGAGGCACGCGAGGTCGCCGTCATCGGCAACGGCAACGTCGCGCTCGATGTCGCCCGCATCCTCGCGAAGCACGCCGAGGACCTGCGCTCGACGGAGGTCGCGGACAACGTGCTCGCAGGTCTCGAGGCATCCGCCGTCACCGACGTGCACGTGTTCGGCCGCCGCGGGCCGCTGGACGTGAAGTTCACGCCCATCGAGCTGCGCGAGCTGGGCGAGGTGCCGGGGGTCGACATCGTGCTCGCCGACGAGGACTTCGCCGCACTGGATGCCGCGATCGTCGCGGCCGCTCAGGCGCCGGTCGTCAAGGGCGCGCCGGCCGGCAACCAGCTGAAGGTCATCCGCCGCATCTTCGACACGTGGCGCACGCGCGAACCTGAGGCCGAGCGCACGCACGGCGAACGCGCTCGACGACTGCACCTGCACTTCTTCCACGCCCCGGTCGCCGTCCTCGGCGACGATGCGGTCGAGGGACTGCGCTTCGAACGGACCGCACCGGCCGAGGACGGCGTCGTCCGCGGCACGGGCGAGATCCGTGACATCCCGGTGCAGGCGGTGTACCGCGCGGTCGGCTACTACGGCACGCCCGTGCCGGGGGCGCCCTTCGATGAGCGGCGCGGCGTCATCACCAACGTCGAGGGCCGCGTCGTCGACGAGACCGCGGAGCCGATCGCCGGACTGTATGCGACGGGCTGGATCAAGCGCGGCCCCGTCGGCCTCATCGGCCACACGAAGTCGGATGCTCTGGAGACGGTGACGCACCTCGTCGCCGACGCCCACGCGGGCGCCCTCTCGGTGCCGACGGTCTCGGGCGACGTTCTCGTCGAGCTCGACGCGCGCGGCGTGGAGTACACGACGTGGGAGGGCTGGCGGGTGCTGGATGCCCATGAGCGCGCTCTCGGCGAGGCGCACGCCCACGCGCGCGAGCGCGTCAAGGTCGTGCCGCGCGACGAGCAGGTCGCGGTCTCGCGGAGCGGCGCTCTGGTCGGGTCGTGA
- the cobA gene encoding uroporphyrinogen-III C-methyltransferase: MSGRVMLVGAGPGDAGLLTLRGLRALQQADVIVADRLGARAVLDGLAAEGYALTAEIVDVGKSPGHHAVPQDAINALLVQLAQSGKAVVRLKGGDPYVFGRGLEELAHCRAHGVEVTVVSGVTSAVSVPALAGIPLTHRGIATAFTVVTAHDQISALGGARDHTVVLLMGVGTLAHAALTLSRGERGADCPVAIVEDGFGERQRVTVGTLATIAHQAASRGVRSPAVVVVGDVVALSPFAPAELAASVAVKEPVLGKASS, translated from the coding sequence ATGAGCGGGCGCGTGATGCTCGTCGGGGCGGGCCCCGGCGACGCGGGCTTGCTGACCCTTCGGGGCCTGCGCGCGCTGCAGCAGGCCGACGTCATCGTCGCGGACCGGCTCGGTGCGCGCGCCGTGCTCGACGGCCTCGCCGCCGAGGGATACGCGCTCACGGCCGAGATCGTCGATGTCGGTAAGTCGCCCGGCCACCATGCCGTGCCGCAGGATGCGATCAACGCCCTGCTGGTGCAGCTCGCCCAGTCCGGGAAGGCGGTCGTGCGCCTGAAGGGCGGCGACCCCTATGTGTTCGGACGCGGCCTCGAAGAGCTCGCGCACTGCCGTGCGCACGGCGTCGAGGTCACGGTCGTGTCGGGGGTCACCAGCGCCGTCTCGGTTCCGGCGCTCGCGGGCATCCCGCTGACCCATCGCGGCATCGCGACGGCGTTCACCGTCGTCACGGCGCACGACCAGATCTCCGCACTCGGCGGCGCGCGCGACCACACCGTGGTGCTCCTCATGGGTGTCGGCACCCTCGCGCACGCCGCGCTGACCCTCTCGCGCGGAGAGCGCGGGGCGGACTGCCCCGTCGCGATCGTCGAGGACGGCTTCGGCGAGCGCCAGCGCGTCACGGTCGGCACCCTCGCGACCATCGCGCATCAGGCCGCCTCCCGCGGCGTCCGCTCACCCGCCGTCGTCGTGGTCGGCGACGTCGTGGCCCTCAGCCCCTTCGCGCCGGCCGAGCTCGCCGCCAGCGTCGCCGTCAAGGAACCCGTCCTCGGAAAGGCATCCTCGTGA
- a CDS encoding ABC transporter permease, which produces MPPETTTAARGDAAASASDEELRTLAAGLDRLQTDAEHTPSRWRRVTAGALPPVLFVLVLLVVWQLYVVIAHPRPDIVPSPLDVATALGDAWDLGRVQLAVVTSLERGLIGFVIAIVVGTPIGLLLAEVRPLRRAIGPIISGLQVLPSVAWVPAAILWFGLTDATVYFVILMGAIPSIVNGLIAGVAQVPPQLRRVGTVLGTNRVTQPLLIVLPAALPGYVAGLKQGWAFSWRSLMAAEIITTGGTIGFGLGQMLDQSRQLADLAGVLATILVILAIGILVELAVFAPLERRMLRNRGLLVGSGA; this is translated from the coding sequence ATGCCGCCTGAGACGACGACCGCCGCGCGGGGGGATGCCGCGGCATCCGCCTCGGACGAAGAGCTCCGCACTCTCGCGGCCGGACTGGACCGACTCCAGACCGACGCGGAGCACACACCGAGCCGGTGGCGGCGCGTCACGGCGGGGGCACTCCCGCCCGTGCTGTTCGTGCTCGTCCTGCTCGTGGTGTGGCAGCTCTACGTCGTGATCGCCCACCCGCGACCCGACATCGTGCCCTCGCCGCTCGACGTCGCCACCGCGCTCGGCGACGCCTGGGACCTCGGGCGCGTGCAGCTCGCCGTCGTCACGAGCCTCGAACGGGGCCTCATCGGCTTCGTCATCGCGATCGTCGTCGGAACGCCGATCGGACTCCTCCTCGCCGAGGTCCGCCCTCTGCGGCGTGCCATCGGCCCGATCATCTCGGGTCTGCAGGTGCTGCCCTCCGTCGCCTGGGTGCCCGCGGCGATCCTGTGGTTCGGCCTCACCGACGCCACCGTCTACTTCGTGATCCTCATGGGAGCGATCCCCTCGATCGTCAACGGGCTGATCGCGGGCGTCGCGCAGGTGCCGCCGCAGCTGCGGCGCGTCGGCACCGTGCTCGGGACGAATCGCGTGACGCAGCCGCTGCTGATCGTGCTCCCCGCTGCGCTCCCCGGCTACGTGGCGGGGTTGAAGCAGGGATGGGCGTTCTCGTGGCGCTCGCTCATGGCCGCCGAGATCATCACGACGGGCGGCACGATCGGGTTCGGTCTCGGTCAGATGCTCGATCAGAGCCGGCAGCTCGCCGACCTCGCCGGGGTCCTGGCGACGATCCTCGTGATCCTCGCGATCGGCATCCTCGTCGAGTTGGCCGTCTTCGCGCCGCTCGAGCGACGGATGCTCCGCAACCGCGGCCTGCTCGTGGGGTCCGGCGCATGA
- a CDS encoding ABC transporter ATP-binding protein, with translation MVRLHGVGKRFGAGPLVLDGVSLDIAPGEFVCLIGASGCGKSTLLNLIAGLDAASTGSIETPAEGTAVMFQESALMPWLTASRNVELALQLRGVARAQRRERARELLDIVNLADAADKRPHELSGGMRQRVALARALAQDRPVLLMDEPFAALDAITRDLLHEELERVWRATGRTIVFVTHNVREAVRLGQRVILLSSRPGRIADEWRVPGTTARRIESPEVSKLSAEITDRLRKEIRRNAA, from the coding sequence CTGGTCCGTCTGCACGGCGTGGGCAAGCGCTTCGGCGCCGGTCCTCTCGTCCTCGACGGGGTGAGTCTCGACATCGCACCGGGCGAGTTCGTGTGCCTCATCGGGGCCTCCGGCTGCGGCAAGTCGACGCTGTTGAACCTCATCGCCGGGCTCGACGCGGCATCCACCGGGTCGATCGAGACGCCCGCCGAAGGCACGGCGGTCATGTTCCAGGAGTCGGCTCTCATGCCGTGGCTGACCGCGTCGCGCAACGTCGAGCTCGCCCTGCAGCTGCGCGGCGTCGCGCGCGCGCAGCGCCGCGAGCGCGCCCGGGAGCTGCTGGACATCGTCAACCTCGCCGACGCCGCCGACAAGCGCCCGCACGAGCTCTCCGGCGGCATGCGCCAGCGCGTCGCCCTCGCTCGCGCTCTCGCGCAGGACCGACCCGTGCTGCTGATGGACGAGCCGTTCGCCGCGCTCGACGCCATCACGCGCGACCTGCTGCACGAAGAGCTCGAGCGGGTGTGGCGCGCGACGGGCCGCACGATCGTGTTCGTGACCCACAACGTGCGCGAGGCGGTGCGGCTCGGCCAGCGCGTCATCCTGCTCTCGAGCCGTCCCGGGCGCATCGCCGACGAGTGGCGCGTTCCCGGAACGACCGCTCGGCGCATCGAGTCGCCCGAGGTGTCGAAGCTGTCGGCGGAGATCACCGACCGTCTGCGCAAGGAGATCCGCCGCAATGCCGCCTGA
- a CDS encoding ABC transporter substrate-binding protein, with product MKKPTRILTLTALAVASMLAFAGCSSAASADTDGDPTGGTPATELRLGYFANVTHAPALIGLQEGIFQKVLGDTTLTTQTFNAGPAAIEALSAGAIDATFIGPNPSINTFIQSGGASARIVAGATTGGAALVVREGIDSPAALKGATIATPQLGNTQDVALRSWLKDQGFTTDTTGGGDVHVTPTENAQTLTLFQQGQIDGAWLPEPWVSRLVVDAGARVLVDEADLWPNGAFPTTVLLVRKDYLDAHPQTVSALVQGNLDAISWIADHADTAPAEINAKLTADTGKGLSEAVLARALAHVTFSADPHAETFQTLVDHGRDAGTQKKGSIEGLFDLRLLNGLLTEKGAPAVSAGGLGKE from the coding sequence ATGAAGAAGCCCACCCGTATCCTCACCCTCACCGCACTGGCCGTGGCGAGCATGCTGGCCTTCGCCGGCTGCTCCTCCGCGGCATCCGCCGACACGGACGGCGACCCCACCGGGGGCACGCCGGCGACCGAGCTGCGCCTGGGCTACTTCGCGAACGTGACCCACGCCCCTGCGCTGATCGGGCTGCAGGAGGGCATCTTCCAGAAGGTGCTGGGCGACACGACGCTCACGACACAGACCTTCAACGCCGGACCGGCCGCGATCGAGGCGCTCTCCGCGGGCGCGATCGACGCGACCTTCATCGGTCCCAACCCCTCGATCAACACGTTCATCCAGTCGGGCGGGGCCTCGGCGCGCATCGTCGCTGGTGCGACGACCGGCGGCGCGGCGCTCGTCGTCCGGGAGGGGATCGACAGCCCGGCTGCCCTGAAGGGTGCGACGATCGCGACGCCGCAGCTCGGGAACACGCAGGACGTCGCCCTGCGCAGCTGGCTGAAGGATCAGGGATTCACGACCGACACGACCGGCGGCGGAGACGTCCACGTCACGCCGACCGAGAACGCGCAGACGCTGACGCTGTTCCAGCAGGGGCAGATCGACGGCGCGTGGCTTCCCGAGCCGTGGGTCTCTCGACTGGTCGTCGACGCGGGCGCGAGAGTGCTCGTCGACGAGGCCGATCTGTGGCCGAACGGCGCCTTCCCGACCACCGTGCTGCTTGTGCGCAAGGACTACCTCGACGCGCACCCGCAGACCGTGTCGGCGCTCGTGCAGGGCAACCTGGACGCCATCTCGTGGATCGCCGATCACGCCGACACCGCTCCCGCCGAGATCAACGCGAAGCTCACCGCCGACACCGGCAAGGGTCTGAGCGAGGCGGTGCTCGCCCGCGCGCTCGCACACGTGACGTTCTCGGCCGATCCCCACGCCGAGACGTTCCAGACGCTCGTCGACCACGGACGCGACGCCGGCACGCAGAAGAAGGGCTCGATCGAGGGCCTGTTCGACCTGCGCCTGCTGAACGGGCTGCTCACGGAGAAGGGTGCCCCGGCCGTCTCGGCCGGCGGCCTCGGCAAGGAGTGA